A DNA window from Clavibacter sepedonicus contains the following coding sequences:
- the smc gene encoding chromosome segregation protein SMC: MHLKSLTLKGFKSFAQPTTFQFETGVTCVVGPNGSGKSNVVDALAWVMGEQGAKTLRGGKMEDVIFAGTSTRGPLGRAEVTLTIDNADGALPIDYTEVAIRRTLFRNGGSEYAINGTSCRLLDVQELLSDSGLGREMHVIVGQGRLDNVLRATPEERRGFIEEAAGILKHRRRKERTLRKLEGMQANLTRLNDLAGEIRRQLKPLGRQAEVARQAQTVAAVVRDARARLVADEVVTLRRALAEHTRTEEERTTERMVLQEKLDRAVLRSERIVEEQEGDEVDGARRTAFALEQVQERLRNLLSLAQQRLALLGSADDAPETAAGTTPGQVQESRDEAERLVALIAEAEAGWASARQATAAARQALDALDEEIQAQSALVSRHDLEIAGLTGRAETAGSRLAAVRGEVLRQQNALDAARARLAAAEAERERGEAEGEADEQGGSELTRAYEDAQADVASEESAIEAVREELHAKERERDALAAREQALASALDQRDGSSDLVAAGMPGVRGLLAEHVHVQPGYEAAVAAALGSLADAVLAETHDDAVAALRRAVDDDLGRVEVVVAGSADGRVAEPTGGAPGPVPVSSVVDAPDGVRRILAGVVVVDDLAQAVELARSPGSPATVITRGGDVVSAHVLRGGSGATRSKLELVAAREAAAATLTGVRARIDDLQVDLAAGRERLRAARERASAALGGLREADARLAAHAERLSRSRAQAESAAAELARVQRGLDLASASVEEAVAANDAARRALDEARSRPRPVLDASGRDALVAEWEAAREAEIEARLQVETARERVRAEQERTVSLERRLAAERAAAEEAARRQVIRRRQIARAASVADALPAVVRAADRSTAEARLVLARAEESRAGRNAELAALRREEAELRERLHGITEDVHGLELQIYEKRLQVSQLLERAASELGLGEEVLVAEYGPDVPVPEEAPLPPRQRQPAATDARDDADADQEEDGQSADTADDATPDADRSADPAVDDDDEPGPTRPFDREEQKARLQVAERKLAQLGRVNPLALEEFAALEQRHLFLTEQLADLTATRKDLLTIIDDIDRTMQGVFAAAFEDTRQAFDRVFPILFPGGTGSIHLTDPEQLLTTGIEVSVRPAGKRIERLSLLSGGERSLAAVALLIAIFTARPSPFYIMDEVEAALDDANLGRLLTILEQLRDTSQLIVITHQKRTMEIADALYGVSMRQDGVSAVVGQRVSRDARTETAPGAAGEAAPEPAREEQAAS; the protein is encoded by the coding sequence GTGCACCTGAAGAGCCTGACCCTCAAGGGGTTCAAGTCGTTCGCGCAGCCGACCACGTTCCAGTTCGAGACCGGGGTCACCTGCGTCGTCGGGCCGAACGGATCCGGCAAGTCGAACGTCGTCGACGCCCTCGCCTGGGTCATGGGCGAGCAGGGCGCCAAGACCCTCCGCGGCGGCAAGATGGAGGACGTCATCTTCGCCGGCACGTCCACCCGCGGGCCGCTCGGCCGCGCCGAGGTCACGCTCACGATCGACAACGCCGACGGCGCGCTGCCCATCGACTACACCGAGGTCGCGATCCGGCGCACGCTCTTCCGCAACGGCGGCAGCGAGTACGCGATCAACGGGACGTCCTGCCGGCTGCTCGACGTGCAGGAGCTGCTGAGCGACTCGGGGCTCGGCCGCGAGATGCACGTCATCGTCGGCCAGGGGCGCCTCGACAACGTCCTGCGCGCGACGCCCGAGGAACGGCGCGGCTTCATCGAGGAGGCCGCGGGGATCCTCAAGCACCGCCGCCGCAAGGAGCGCACCCTCCGCAAGCTCGAGGGCATGCAGGCCAACCTCACGCGACTCAACGACCTGGCGGGGGAGATCCGCCGCCAGCTGAAGCCCCTCGGACGGCAGGCGGAGGTGGCGCGCCAGGCGCAGACCGTCGCGGCCGTCGTGCGCGATGCCCGCGCGCGGCTGGTGGCCGACGAGGTCGTGACGCTGCGGCGTGCGCTCGCGGAGCACACGCGCACCGAGGAGGAGCGCACGACCGAGCGCATGGTGCTGCAGGAGAAGCTCGACCGCGCCGTCCTCCGCTCCGAGCGCATCGTCGAGGAGCAGGAGGGCGACGAGGTCGACGGCGCCCGCCGCACGGCCTTCGCGCTCGAGCAGGTGCAGGAGCGCCTGCGCAACCTGCTCTCGCTCGCGCAGCAGCGGCTCGCGCTCCTCGGATCCGCGGACGACGCCCCCGAGACGGCCGCCGGCACCACGCCCGGGCAGGTGCAGGAGTCCCGCGACGAGGCCGAGCGCCTGGTCGCGCTCATCGCCGAGGCCGAGGCGGGCTGGGCGTCCGCGCGCCAGGCGACCGCGGCGGCGCGGCAGGCGCTCGACGCGCTCGACGAGGAGATCCAGGCCCAGAGCGCGCTCGTCTCCCGGCACGACCTCGAGATCGCCGGGCTGACGGGTCGCGCGGAGACCGCGGGATCGCGGCTGGCGGCCGTCCGCGGCGAGGTCCTCCGGCAGCAGAACGCGCTCGACGCCGCACGTGCCCGGCTGGCCGCCGCCGAGGCGGAGCGGGAGCGCGGCGAGGCGGAGGGCGAGGCCGACGAGCAGGGCGGATCCGAGCTGACGCGCGCCTACGAGGACGCGCAGGCCGACGTCGCCAGCGAGGAGTCCGCGATCGAGGCCGTGCGCGAGGAGCTGCACGCCAAGGAGCGGGAGCGCGACGCCCTGGCCGCGCGCGAGCAGGCCCTCGCGAGCGCGCTCGACCAGCGCGACGGATCCAGCGACCTCGTCGCCGCGGGCATGCCGGGCGTCCGCGGCCTCCTCGCCGAGCACGTCCACGTGCAGCCCGGCTACGAGGCCGCGGTCGCCGCCGCGCTCGGATCGCTCGCCGACGCGGTGCTCGCCGAGACGCACGACGACGCCGTCGCGGCCCTCCGGCGCGCGGTCGATGACGACCTGGGGCGCGTCGAGGTGGTCGTCGCCGGATCCGCCGACGGACGGGTCGCGGAACCCACTGGGGGCGCCCCCGGTCCCGTCCCCGTCTCCTCCGTGGTCGACGCGCCCGACGGCGTCCGACGCATCCTCGCGGGCGTCGTCGTGGTCGACGACCTCGCGCAGGCGGTCGAGCTGGCGCGGTCCCCCGGGAGCCCGGCCACCGTGATCACCCGCGGCGGCGACGTCGTGTCGGCGCACGTGCTGCGCGGCGGATCCGGCGCCACTCGCTCCAAGCTCGAGCTCGTCGCCGCGCGCGAGGCCGCCGCCGCCACGCTGACGGGCGTCCGCGCGCGCATCGACGACCTGCAGGTGGACCTCGCGGCCGGCCGGGAGCGCCTCCGCGCCGCCCGGGAGCGCGCGTCGGCCGCGCTCGGCGGCCTGCGCGAGGCGGACGCGCGGCTGGCCGCGCACGCCGAGCGCCTCAGCCGATCGCGCGCGCAGGCCGAGTCCGCCGCGGCGGAGCTCGCGCGCGTGCAGCGCGGCCTCGACCTCGCGAGCGCGTCCGTGGAGGAGGCCGTCGCCGCGAACGACGCCGCCCGTCGCGCGCTCGACGAGGCGCGATCCCGCCCGCGTCCTGTCCTCGACGCGAGCGGCCGCGACGCCCTCGTGGCCGAGTGGGAAGCCGCGCGCGAGGCCGAGATCGAGGCGCGCCTCCAGGTCGAGACCGCCCGCGAGCGCGTCCGGGCCGAGCAGGAGCGCACGGTCTCGCTCGAGCGCCGTCTCGCGGCGGAGCGCGCCGCCGCCGAGGAGGCCGCCCGCCGCCAGGTGATCCGCCGCCGCCAGATCGCGCGCGCCGCCTCCGTCGCCGACGCGCTGCCCGCCGTGGTGCGCGCCGCCGATCGCAGCACAGCCGAGGCGCGGCTCGTGCTCGCGCGCGCCGAGGAGTCGCGCGCCGGCCGCAACGCCGAGCTCGCCGCCCTCCGCCGCGAGGAGGCCGAGCTGCGGGAGCGCCTGCACGGGATCACCGAGGACGTGCACGGCCTCGAGCTGCAGATCTACGAGAAGCGCCTCCAGGTGTCGCAGCTGCTCGAGCGCGCCGCCAGCGAGCTCGGGCTGGGGGAGGAGGTGCTCGTCGCGGAGTACGGACCCGACGTCCCGGTCCCCGAGGAGGCACCCCTCCCGCCGCGGCAGCGGCAGCCCGCCGCCACCGACGCTCGAGACGACGCCGACGCGGATCAGGAGGAGGACGGCCAGTCCGCCGACACCGCGGACGACGCCACCCCCGATGCGGACCGCTCCGCCGATCCCGCCGTGGACGACGACGACGAGCCCGGCCCCACCCGCCCCTTCGACCGCGAGGAGCAGAAGGCGCGCCTCCAGGTCGCGGAGCGCAAGCTCGCCCAGCTCGGCCGCGTCAACCCGCTCGCGCTCGAGGAGTTCGCGGCCCTCGAGCAGCGCCACCTGTTCCTCACCGAGCAGCTCGCCGACCTGACCGCGACGCGCAAGGACCTGCTCACGATCATCGACGACATCGACCGCACCATGCAGGGGGTCTTCGCGGCCGCGTTCGAGGACACTCGGCAGGCGTTCGACCGCGTCTTCCCGATCCTCTTCCCGGGCGGGACGGGCAGCATCCACCTCACGGATCCGGAGCAGCTGCTCACGACGGGCATCGAGGTGAGCGTGCGGCCGGCCGGCAAGCGCATCGAGCGGCTGTCGCTTCTCTCCGGCGGGGAGCGCTCGCTCGCGGCCGTGGCCCTGCTCATCGCCATCTTCACCGCCCGGCCGAGCCCGTTCTACATCATGGACGAGGTGGAGGCGGCCCTCGACGACGCCAACCTCGGCCGCCTGCTCACGATCCTCGAGCAGCTCCGCGACACCTCGCAGCTCATCGTCATCACGCACCAGAAGCGCACGATGGAGATCGCCGACGCGCTCTACGGCGTCTCGATGCGGCAGGACGGCGTGAGCGCGGTCGTCGGCCAGCGCGTGAGCCGCGACGCCCGCACCGAGACGGCACCCGGCGCCGCGGGCGAGGCCGCGCCCGAGCCCGCCCGCGAGGAGCAGGCCGCCTCCTGA
- the mutM gene encoding bifunctional DNA-formamidopyrimidine glycosylase/DNA-(apurinic or apyrimidinic site) lyase, producing the protein MPELPEVEVVRAGLEPAVAGARITGVEILDARSLKRHDPLEGAFVDLLVGRVITSAVRRGKFMWLPLEPEPTGDRTGPRALVTHLGMSGQVLLREPGSDPDGLLRIRMGIEHPAHGELVVAFVDQRIFGSMAVDRLVATPDGHAGGRGSTAALVPTQVAHIARDPLDPAFDDEQLLSRLARRRTGIKRALLDQTLVSGIGNIYADEALWAARIHYAHPTDQLGRGRALRLLAEVRHVLARALAEGGTSFDAQYVNVNGASGYFSHSLNAYGQQGKPCPRCGTPIVREAFMNRGSHFCPRCQALPDPDAAAA; encoded by the coding sequence GTGCCCGAGCTCCCCGAGGTCGAGGTCGTCCGCGCCGGCCTCGAGCCCGCGGTTGCTGGTGCGCGCATCACGGGCGTCGAGATCCTCGACGCGCGCTCCCTCAAGCGGCACGACCCGCTCGAGGGCGCGTTCGTCGACCTGCTCGTCGGCCGCGTGATCACCTCGGCCGTCCGCCGCGGCAAGTTCATGTGGCTGCCGCTCGAGCCCGAACCGACGGGTGACCGCACCGGCCCGCGCGCCCTCGTCACCCACCTCGGCATGAGCGGGCAGGTGCTGCTCCGCGAGCCCGGCTCCGACCCCGACGGCCTGCTGCGGATCCGCATGGGCATCGAGCACCCCGCGCACGGCGAGCTCGTCGTCGCGTTCGTCGACCAGCGGATCTTCGGCTCGATGGCCGTCGACCGCCTCGTCGCGACACCCGACGGGCACGCGGGCGGACGGGGATCGACCGCCGCGCTGGTGCCGACGCAGGTCGCCCACATCGCGCGCGACCCCCTCGACCCGGCCTTCGACGACGAGCAGCTGCTGTCGCGCCTCGCCCGGCGGCGCACGGGGATCAAGCGCGCGCTCCTCGACCAGACGCTCGTCAGCGGCATCGGCAACATCTACGCCGACGAGGCGCTGTGGGCCGCGCGAATCCACTACGCGCACCCCACCGACCAGCTGGGTCGCGGTCGCGCGCTGCGGCTCCTCGCCGAGGTGCGCCATGTGCTCGCGCGGGCGCTGGCCGAGGGCGGCACGAGCTTCGACGCGCAGTACGTCAACGTCAACGGCGCGTCCGGCTACTTCTCGCACTCGCTGAACGCCTACGGGCAGCAGGGCAAGCCCTGCCCGCGCTGCGGCACGCCCATCGTGCGCGAGGCCTTCATGAACCGCGGCTCGCACTTCTGCCCGCGCTGCCAGGCGCTGCCGGATCCGGACGCCGCGGCGGCCTGA
- a CDS encoding GNAT family N-acetyltransferase, whose protein sequence is MPHSDDDLAFDVVEVRPPVVVGSAGWDDFVALTDVVNRAQSHDLGHDAFVWLPEELIADYADVEHVRKRLFAARVDSRVVGRGLLTTWLHDPTTSDVAVSVLPEHRRRGIGRALRERVERIAVDEGCRTLTGFTMHRPEATGAPIPSPAGIGAVGADDPSSRFVVDAGYRLGQTARTSSLDTASAAPTLDAHLADARLAAGDAYRVISWVDATPERLLDDLAVLHTRMSTDAPQGDLPQTEDPWDSDRIRAAEARRASSGRVGLTTAAEHVATGQLVGFTEIAVSPSGRRSDGHAYSYQQDTLVLAEHRGHRLGMLLKAENLRHLARQAPEVDRVVTWNADENRPMLRVNEALGFAHVGTSGSWLREVGPAR, encoded by the coding sequence ATGCCGCACTCCGACGACGACCTCGCCTTCGACGTCGTGGAGGTCCGCCCGCCCGTCGTGGTCGGCTCCGCGGGGTGGGACGACTTCGTCGCCCTGACCGACGTCGTCAACCGCGCGCAGTCCCATGACCTCGGGCACGACGCGTTCGTCTGGCTGCCCGAGGAGCTCATCGCCGACTACGCCGACGTCGAGCACGTGCGGAAGCGCCTGTTCGCGGCGCGCGTCGACAGCCGCGTCGTCGGCCGCGGCCTGCTCACGACGTGGCTCCACGACCCGACGACCTCCGACGTCGCGGTCTCCGTGCTGCCGGAGCACCGCCGCCGCGGGATCGGCCGGGCGCTGCGCGAGCGCGTGGAGCGGATCGCCGTCGACGAGGGCTGCCGGACGCTCACCGGCTTCACGATGCACCGTCCGGAGGCGACCGGCGCGCCGATCCCGTCGCCCGCGGGCATCGGCGCGGTCGGGGCCGACGACCCCTCCTCGCGCTTCGTCGTCGACGCCGGCTACCGGCTCGGACAGACGGCGCGGACCAGCTCGCTCGACACGGCGTCAGCCGCGCCGACGCTCGACGCCCACCTGGCCGACGCGCGCCTTGCCGCGGGCGACGCCTACCGCGTGATCTCGTGGGTGGACGCGACGCCGGAGCGCCTCCTCGACGACCTCGCCGTCCTGCACACCCGCATGTCGACGGACGCCCCGCAGGGTGACCTCCCGCAGACCGAGGACCCGTGGGACTCCGACCGGATCCGCGCGGCCGAGGCCCGCCGCGCCTCCTCGGGCCGGGTCGGGCTGACGACCGCGGCCGAGCACGTGGCCACGGGCCAGCTCGTGGGCTTCACGGAGATCGCCGTCTCCCCCAGCGGGCGCCGCTCCGACGGGCACGCCTACTCGTACCAGCAGGACACCCTGGTGCTCGCCGAGCACCGCGGCCATCGCCTCGGCATGCTCCTCAAGGCCGAGAACCTGCGGCACCTGGCCCGCCAGGCGCCCGAGGTCGACCGTGTCGTCACATGGAACGCCGACGAGAACCGGCCGATGCTCCGGGTGAACGAGGCGCTCGGCTTCGCGCACGTGGGCACGAGCGGCAGCTGGCTGCGCGAGGTCGGACCGGCGCGCTGA